In the genome of Epinephelus lanceolatus isolate andai-2023 chromosome 18, ASM4190304v1, whole genome shotgun sequence, one region contains:
- the LOC144458678 gene encoding uncharacterized protein LOC144458678 isoform X1, which translates to MMMKGILVLFCMILTCRAQKWKEETSRWVPKAEHSNGKTCSNLTQVLDNWKFAILTQVKDLLINDHASVLPEYNRIQPLSDALGDLYREFNMLKDELGKLTSKFDGLEGFVDDLKDGRFALPQRPVQRVPTSVGLRSPLQAQMRAHDRGIIKGPTLLRARRRGPQRP; encoded by the exons atgatgatgaaggggATTCTGGTCCTTTTCTGCATGATCTTAACATGCAGAGCTCAGAAGTGGAAAGAGGAAACCTCACGTTGGGTCCCTAAAG CAGAACACAGCAATGGCAAGACTTGCTCCAACCTGACGCAGGTGCTGGACAACTGGAAATTTGCTATTCTAACTCAAGTGAAAGACCTGCTGATCAATGATCACGCCTCTGTCCTGCCTGAATACAACAG GATCCAACCTCTGTCAGATGCCCTGGGTGACCTCTACAGGGAGTTTAACATGCTGAAGGATGAGCTGGGGAAGCTCACCTCAAAGTTTGACGGTTTGGAGGGTTTTGTGGATGACCTCAAGGACGGCAGATTCGCTCTGCCTCAGCGGCCCGTACAGAGGGTTCCCACCAGTGTTGGTCTGAGGTCTCCACTGCAAGCACAGATGAGGGCTCATGACAGGGGGATTATCAAGGGGCCAACACTGCTCAGAGCGAGGAGGAGAGGGCCACAGAGACCTTAG
- the LOC144458678 gene encoding uncharacterized protein LOC144458678 isoform X2 — MMMKGILVLFCMILTCRAQKWKEETSRWVPKEHSNGKTCSNLTQVLDNWKFAILTQVKDLLINDHASVLPEYNRIQPLSDALGDLYREFNMLKDELGKLTSKFDGLEGFVDDLKDGRFALPQRPVQRVPTSVGLRSPLQAQMRAHDRGIIKGPTLLRARRRGPQRP, encoded by the exons atgatgatgaaggggATTCTGGTCCTTTTCTGCATGATCTTAACATGCAGAGCTCAGAAGTGGAAAGAGGAAACCTCACGTTGGGTCCCTAAAG AACACAGCAATGGCAAGACTTGCTCCAACCTGACGCAGGTGCTGGACAACTGGAAATTTGCTATTCTAACTCAAGTGAAAGACCTGCTGATCAATGATCACGCCTCTGTCCTGCCTGAATACAACAG GATCCAACCTCTGTCAGATGCCCTGGGTGACCTCTACAGGGAGTTTAACATGCTGAAGGATGAGCTGGGGAAGCTCACCTCAAAGTTTGACGGTTTGGAGGGTTTTGTGGATGACCTCAAGGACGGCAGATTCGCTCTGCCTCAGCGGCCCGTACAGAGGGTTCCCACCAGTGTTGGTCTGAGGTCTCCACTGCAAGCACAGATGAGGGCTCATGACAGGGGGATTATCAAGGGGCCAACACTGCTCAGAGCGAGGAGGAGAGGGCCACAGAGACCTTAG
- the tspan10 gene encoding tetraspanin-10: MRRYLMLKRIPLLWSRRDTTQNEFSPLIPKASSAKEDAEELGNVTADFQQAGPNNGLDNSSVFTSFPPHYRSSWTDYFLKYFLVLCNLVFTVLGLVVLGVGMWGLISKESFAQEKIGNIGTDPMLVLVTSGFVLTVLCLSGCVGALRENCSLLKLFSAAVLVLITAQVLAAIMAYSLQDQIGNYMRSGMLAAMVRYQDDLDLRFITDEIQSNLQCCGADNYRDWELNIYYNCSAPGVLACGVPATCCVDPLENGTVWNSQCGVGAQQLDEFSAQSVIFLGGCLGGISRWVEQHEGLIGTVIIIVLGVQILTLFISTRLLESIQWHRVNM; the protein is encoded by the exons ATGAGGCGATATTTGATGCTAAAAAGGATTCCTCTGCTGTGGTCGAGGAGGGATACCACTCAGAACGAGTTCAGTCCACTCATACCGAAG GCGAGTTCTGCTAAAGAGGATGCTGAGGAGCTTGGCAATGTCACCGCTGATTTTCAACAAGCAGGGCCAAACAATGGACTGGACAACAGCTCTGTGTTCACCAGCTTTCCACCCCACTACAGATCTTCTTGGACGGACTATTTCCTAAAATACTTCCTGGTCCTATGCAATCTGGTGTTCACAGTTCTGGGCCTGGTGGTCCTTGGTGTGGGGATGTGGGGCCTCATCAGCAAAGAGTCGTTTGCTCAGGAGAAGATCGGCAATATCGGGACTGACCCAATGCTGGTACTTGTGACTTCAGGCTTTGTGCTGACTGTGCTCTGCCTGTCAGGCTGCGTGGGCGCCTTAAGAGAGAACTGCTCTTTACTGAAGCTGTTTTCTGCCGCTGTGCTGGTGCTCATCACCGCCCAGGTGCTGGCCGCTATTATGGCCTACAGTCTACAAGATCAGATTGGAAACTACATGCGGTCAGGGATGTTAGCTGCCATGGTGCGGTACCAGGACGATCTGGATCTGAGGTTCATCACGGATGAGATCCAGTCAAACCTGCAGTGCTGTGGGGCAGATAACTACCGCGACTGGGAGCTCAACAT ATATTACAACTGCTCAGCTCCAGGAGTTCTGGCCTGTGGCGTCCCTGCGACATGCTGTGTGGACCCTTTGGAGAACGGCACAGTGTGGAACTCTCAGTGTGGTGTAGGAGCCCAGCAGCTGGATGAGTTTAGCGCACAAAGTGTGATCTTCCTGGGCGGTTGTCTGGGGGGAATCTCACGCTGGGTCGAGCAGCACGAAGGTCTGATCGGGACAGTTATAATCATTGTACTGGGGGTCCAGATTCTGACTCTGTTTATCTCTACACGGCTATTAGAAAGCATCCAGTGGCATAGAGTTAACATGTAA